A single window of Microscilla marina ATCC 23134 DNA harbors:
- a CDS encoding lipocalin-like domain-containing protein, with product MKKALLCAWLLGCCMALAQAQQSPNPTLIIGVWESATAAPRAVFTNGQVTYTEAEPINYQVKGNKIIYKGMGQTYTSQIVTLTFDRLVEKTSSGNVIKWTRVVEIPSNDAALLQGDWVYRPADQGMPSYLSFRGKQVDMGMMGNYSYHIKNKRMYFKNIKGGADFSQKIVYINKKSMGLSSAEGSEIQVYVKK from the coding sequence ATGAAAAAAGCATTACTCTGCGCTTGGTTGCTGGGCTGTTGTATGGCATTGGCACAAGCCCAACAATCGCCCAACCCCACCCTCATTATAGGTGTGTGGGAGTCTGCCACTGCTGCCCCCAGGGCAGTATTCACAAACGGGCAAGTGACTTATACCGAAGCCGAACCTATCAACTATCAGGTCAAAGGCAACAAAATTATTTACAAAGGAATGGGGCAAACTTATACCAGTCAGATAGTGACGCTTACCTTTGACAGGTTGGTAGAAAAAACCAGTAGTGGCAACGTAATAAAGTGGACGCGGGTGGTGGAAATTCCCAGCAATGATGCAGCATTGCTCCAGGGCGATTGGGTGTACCGCCCTGCCGACCAAGGGATGCCGTCTTACCTGAGCTTTAGGGGTAAACAAGTAGATATGGGAATGATGGGTAACTATAGTTACCACATCAAAAACAAGCGGATGTACTTCAAGAACATCAAAGGAGGGGCAGATTTTAGCCAAAAAATTGTATACATCAACAAAAAAAGCATGGGGCTATCTTCCGCCGAAGGAAGCGAGATACAAGTATATGTAAAAAAATAA
- a CDS encoding serpin family protein translates to MQKISQKLLCLQIAKQGYSNLLFSPLSLEVLLGLALPGTQGASRQALLQALEITEEEVNSYLAELQVTTESLLGIAKPATEYHHNYTQVQLANSLWYAAHVQVHPHYARTLNTRFPMEWFALDDPPPTSIDRINQWANEQTNGMIPQLPIPLHEQTVAVLLSALYLKGFWSREFSEIGNSAEFFYKLDGSEDLCEYMNITQDTDEGRAEAYYLKKDRFHALRLMLNDGRIGLEVYLPYEKAGLADFINPLQGHELDAWQEEFVPAPYFYFLLPKFETTSSIQLAEFAEQMGLEALFAASDDFAPMLDSAELLKVDDIAQEVKVKVTKEGLEAAAVSYMVAVGGAAFYEEPERHEMIIFEADHPFLYRIVDTVTQKTLFQGIFTTPVHSKDVFLEHFNQRTYKVYDKNLADLSGQERFVFATLLLELTFAQHPLKYDQVQVFIEQIWAELATEREFDNQLLVQDFREYIEMLLNIFEEDELPAEGKFAAVAEEVSRIFEDILSRFVHLFEFKAKIYECNKGNTLHFIQSMLKTNTQLPNYAHTVGLIRARQKGHSVQRIGIDALHFDEVPTKIVYTEEEKREQAEAKAEIELAQKINRVDKAFKVGFVTYALTRLRTKLGESSTVMDKIMVQMELYIQAPNPALKDTIVEIMAWATQTESYHVLTGFDTKDRLQLKLLRKKHPELMTMLSMVGAEFSERGFWEVYDATQTNELLIQVNSLLAQHQLALPPLANLVEAVAEMPKGTVFDQVFFEEIEDFITSAKNDLSQFSEG, encoded by the coding sequence ATGCAAAAAATTTCTCAAAAACTACTCTGCCTACAAATAGCCAAGCAAGGCTATAGCAACTTATTGTTTTCGCCCTTGAGCCTTGAGGTTTTGCTGGGGCTGGCCTTGCCCGGCACCCAAGGGGCAAGTCGCCAAGCCTTGCTCCAAGCACTGGAGATAACAGAAGAGGAAGTAAACAGTTATTTGGCAGAGCTACAAGTCACTACTGAATCGTTGTTGGGCATAGCAAAACCTGCCACTGAATACCACCACAACTATACACAGGTACAGCTTGCCAATAGTTTGTGGTACGCTGCCCATGTTCAAGTACACCCCCACTACGCCCGCACCCTCAACACGCGTTTTCCGATGGAGTGGTTTGCGCTGGATGACCCGCCCCCCACCAGCATAGATAGGATAAACCAATGGGCAAACGAGCAAACCAATGGTATGATTCCGCAATTGCCCATTCCTTTGCACGAGCAAACAGTAGCGGTATTGCTCAGTGCCTTATACCTCAAGGGGTTTTGGTCGCGCGAGTTTAGCGAGATAGGCAACAGTGCCGAGTTTTTTTATAAGCTAGACGGGAGCGAAGACCTGTGCGAATATATGAACATCACCCAAGATACCGACGAAGGACGAGCGGAGGCTTATTACCTCAAGAAAGACCGCTTTCACGCCTTGCGGCTGATGCTCAACGATGGGCGGATAGGGTTAGAGGTATACTTACCGTATGAAAAAGCAGGCCTGGCTGATTTTATAAACCCGCTCCAAGGGCACGAGTTGGACGCTTGGCAAGAGGAGTTTGTACCTGCTCCTTATTTTTACTTTTTGCTGCCCAAATTTGAAACCACCAGCAGTATACAACTAGCCGAATTTGCCGAACAAATGGGGCTGGAAGCATTGTTTGCCGCGTCGGACGATTTTGCGCCTATGCTCGACAGTGCCGAACTCCTAAAGGTAGATGACATAGCTCAAGAGGTGAAAGTAAAGGTAACCAAAGAGGGATTAGAAGCGGCAGCGGTGAGTTATATGGTGGCAGTAGGAGGCGCGGCTTTTTATGAAGAACCTGAACGGCACGAAATGATTATTTTTGAGGCAGATCACCCGTTTTTGTACCGCATAGTAGACACAGTTACGCAAAAAACGCTTTTTCAAGGAATATTTACCACACCTGTACATTCTAAAGATGTTTTTTTAGAACACTTCAACCAGCGCACCTATAAAGTATACGACAAAAACCTGGCTGACCTCAGTGGCCAGGAGCGTTTTGTATTTGCCACGTTGCTGTTAGAACTCACCTTTGCCCAACACCCACTCAAGTACGATCAGGTACAGGTGTTTATTGAGCAAATATGGGCAGAACTTGCTACCGAGAGGGAGTTTGACAACCAGTTACTGGTACAAGACTTTAGAGAATACATAGAAATGTTACTCAATATTTTTGAAGAAGACGAGCTACCTGCCGAAGGTAAGTTTGCAGCAGTGGCAGAAGAGGTTTCACGAATTTTTGAAGATATATTGAGCCGCTTTGTGCACCTGTTCGAATTTAAAGCTAAAATCTATGAATGCAACAAAGGCAATACCCTTCACTTTATCCAATCTATGCTCAAAACCAACACCCAACTGCCCAACTATGCTCATACTGTAGGGCTGATTCGTGCCCGGCAAAAAGGACACTCGGTACAACGCATTGGTATTGATGCATTACATTTTGATGAGGTGCCTACCAAAATTGTGTATACCGAAGAAGAAAAACGGGAACAAGCTGAAGCTAAAGCCGAAATAGAACTTGCCCAAAAAATCAATCGGGTAGACAAGGCTTTTAAGGTGGGTTTTGTAACCTACGCCTTGACACGCTTGCGGACTAAATTGGGCGAAAGCTCCACAGTGATGGATAAAATAATGGTACAAATGGAGTTATATATACAAGCACCCAATCCAGCATTAAAAGATACAATCGTAGAAATAATGGCTTGGGCAACACAAACAGAAAGTTATCATGTGCTGACGGGCTTTGATACTAAAGACCGATTGCAACTGAAGCTTTTGAGAAAAAAGCACCCTGAGCTCATGACCATGCTCTCTATGGTAGGGGCTGAGTTTTCGGAGCGAGGTTTTTGGGAGGTGTACGATGCCACACAAACCAACGAATTGCTCATTCAAGTAAATAGCTTGCTGGCACAACATCAGCTTGCCTTGCCTCCACTTGCCAATTTGGTAGAAGCAGTGGCAGAAATGCCCAAAGGTACTGTATTTGATCAAGTGTTTTTTGAGGAGATAGAAGATTTTATAACATCTGCGAAAAACGATTTATCTCAGTTTTCGGAGGGGTAA
- a CDS encoding fasciclin domain-containing protein → MKIRFVFALLTVFALSFQAQAQNKDIVDLAVGNKNLSTLVAAVKAGDLVNTLKSEGPFTVFAPTNDAFAALPKGTLDFLLKPENKKALVKVLTYHVVAAKAMSGGLKDYQKVASVQGEKIKIVKKGGKVWINGAEVVIADVKAKNGVVHVINKVILPPSMAKKSK, encoded by the coding sequence ATGAAAATCAGATTCGTTTTCGCTTTATTGACTGTATTTGCTTTATCGTTTCAAGCCCAAGCCCAAAACAAAGACATTGTAGACCTTGCTGTAGGCAATAAAAACTTGTCAACCCTGGTAGCTGCCGTAAAAGCAGGAGATTTGGTAAACACGCTAAAGAGCGAAGGACCATTTACAGTATTTGCACCAACGAACGATGCTTTTGCTGCTTTGCCCAAAGGCACGTTGGATTTTTTGCTAAAACCTGAAAACAAAAAGGCTTTAGTAAAAGTTCTAACCTACCACGTGGTAGCCGCCAAAGCAATGTCAGGTGGTCTCAAAGATTACCAAAAGGTAGCATCGGTACAAGGAGAAAAAATTAAAATAGTGAAGAAAGGCGGCAAAGTTTGGATCAATGGAGCCGAAGTAGTAATTGCCGATGTAAAAGCCAAAAATGGCGTAGTACACGTGATCAATAAAGTGATATTGCCTCCTTCTATGGCAAAGAAGAGTAAATAA
- a CDS encoding aquaporin, whose amino-acid sequence MKKYVAEIIGTYALVFCGTGAIVINQHTQGTVTHAGIAVTFGLVVMALIFAFGKLSGAHINPAVSIAFALTDIFPKKELVPYITSQLIGALLASGSLRLMFPESVGLGETIPAGSDLQSFILEVILTYLLMLVILMVSQNDPSVSQFTAVAVGGVVLFEAWFAGPISGASMNPARSIAPAVASGNLNSLWVYLTAPILGAVLATFSWKYLK is encoded by the coding sequence ATGAAAAAATACGTGGCTGAAATCATAGGCACTTATGCCTTGGTATTTTGTGGAACCGGAGCAATAGTAATCAACCAGCATACTCAGGGAACAGTGACCCATGCAGGCATTGCCGTTACTTTTGGTTTGGTAGTAATGGCGTTAATTTTTGCATTTGGTAAGCTCTCTGGAGCACATATCAACCCAGCCGTGAGTATAGCCTTTGCGCTGACTGATATTTTTCCTAAAAAAGAACTCGTTCCCTATATTACCAGCCAACTTATTGGGGCTTTGCTTGCATCGGGTAGCCTGCGACTCATGTTTCCTGAAAGTGTGGGACTGGGCGAAACTATTCCGGCAGGCAGCGATTTGCAATCATTTATTCTGGAGGTGATACTGACCTATCTGTTGATGTTGGTGATACTTATGGTAAGCCAAAACGACCCATCGGTCAGTCAGTTTACGGCCGTTGCTGTAGGTGGGGTAGTATTGTTTGAGGCTTGGTTTGCCGGTCCCATATCGGGGGCATCAATGAACCCGGCACGATCTATTGCTCCAGCAGTGGCATCAGGCAACCTCAACAGCCTTTGGGTATACCTTACTGCGCCTATACTGGGGGCGGTGCTTGCTACATTTAGTTGGAAGTACCTGAAGTAA
- a CDS encoding tetratricopeptide repeat protein: MEDDNEMDWYDKALEHFGNRANCQALLCIEYYEELDADSEPAKLLKANILIGLHRFEDAERILDEFPMDVPRPERLNHVIKKHYYQVKGDLKDLQGKFNEAADFYQKLIDLEPDETLGYILKGACLAKAGEFEEAKELHNHATQLEGDPDEAYLNLGLIYRAEGKLYAAKKAFMEALTITPEYTEAQEGLQDVNEAMALEKQIYELRLKNNSDDN; encoded by the coding sequence ATGGAAGATGACAATGAAATGGATTGGTATGACAAAGCTTTGGAGCATTTTGGAAACAGAGCAAACTGTCAGGCATTGCTGTGTATTGAATATTACGAAGAGCTTGATGCCGACTCAGAGCCAGCTAAGTTACTCAAAGCCAATATTTTGATTGGCTTACACCGCTTTGAAGATGCAGAACGCATATTGGATGAGTTTCCGATGGATGTGCCCCGCCCCGAACGATTGAATCACGTCATCAAAAAGCATTACTATCAGGTAAAAGGTGATTTGAAAGACCTACAGGGTAAGTTTAACGAAGCAGCTGATTTTTATCAAAAATTGATTGACCTTGAGCCAGACGAAACCTTGGGATATATACTAAAAGGTGCTTGTTTGGCAAAAGCAGGAGAGTTTGAAGAAGCTAAAGAACTGCATAACCACGCCACCCAACTAGAAGGCGACCCCGATGAGGCTTACTTGAACCTGGGGCTTATTTATCGTGCCGAGGGCAAGCTTTACGCTGCCAAAAAAGCTTTTATGGAGGCGCTCACCATTACCCCCGAATACACCGAAGCGCAAGAAGGTTTGCAGGACGTAAACGAAGCGATGGCGCTCGAAAAACAAATCTATGAATTAAGACTTAAAAACAATTCTGACGACAATTAA
- a CDS encoding M24 family metallopeptidase, giving the protein MQNKYKDFQTLFLFIVLWLSALCPMAIQAQDYMPKILSMQSRAKLINDWLYIRAKTVLPALMKHEDIDMWIIMSREYNEDPVIETMLPAEWMAARRRTILVMYQPKQGSLETLAIARYDVGKVFKRAWNPEKQPNQWKALADVIAQRNPQKIALNYSKEFGLADGVNWKEMEELKANLSAKFVKKIVSGERLAIGWLETRTPQEMAVYSQVMRIAHQIISEGFSEKVIQPGVTTTQDVQWWYRDRIAELKLQAWFHPSVDIQRNDANRNEQSRSFASKPGEEVIMPGDLIHVDFGITYLRLNTDTQQHAYILKPDETEAPKGLRDAFKVGMRLQDILTDQFKVGRTGNEVLKRALTQANQEGIEATIYTHPIGFHGHAAGPTIGLWDQQGGVPGKGDYPLHYNTAYSIELNAKVKIPEWNNKKIRVMLEEDGYFDKTGFQYIGGRQKQILLIPRPMRHLDVKKRK; this is encoded by the coding sequence ATGCAAAACAAATACAAAGATTTTCAAACCCTGTTTTTATTTATTGTTCTGTGGTTAAGTGCGCTTTGCCCTATGGCAATACAAGCACAAGACTATATGCCCAAAATCTTGTCGATGCAGTCACGGGCAAAGTTAATCAACGATTGGCTCTATATTCGAGCTAAAACGGTACTCCCTGCATTGATGAAACACGAAGACATTGATATGTGGATTATCATGTCGCGCGAGTACAACGAAGACCCTGTCATTGAAACCATGTTGCCTGCCGAGTGGATGGCGGCTCGTCGTCGTACTATTTTGGTGATGTACCAACCCAAACAAGGCAGTCTAGAAACCCTTGCCATTGCCCGTTATGATGTAGGCAAGGTGTTTAAACGTGCCTGGAACCCAGAAAAACAACCCAATCAGTGGAAAGCCCTTGCAGACGTAATAGCTCAACGAAACCCTCAAAAAATTGCCTTGAATTATTCCAAAGAGTTTGGGCTGGCCGATGGAGTAAATTGGAAAGAAATGGAAGAGTTGAAAGCCAACCTTTCGGCTAAATTTGTAAAAAAAATAGTGTCGGGCGAGCGTTTGGCAATTGGTTGGCTGGAAACGCGCACTCCACAAGAAATGGCAGTATATAGCCAGGTGATGCGCATTGCTCACCAAATTATCAGTGAAGGTTTTTCTGAAAAAGTGATTCAACCTGGAGTGACTACCACTCAAGATGTGCAATGGTGGTACCGCGACCGGATTGCCGAGCTCAAACTACAGGCTTGGTTTCACCCCTCGGTAGATATACAACGCAACGATGCAAATCGCAACGAACAAAGCCGGAGTTTTGCCTCCAAACCAGGCGAAGAAGTCATTATGCCAGGCGATTTGATCCACGTAGACTTTGGCATTACCTATTTACGCCTCAATACTGATACCCAGCAACACGCTTACATTCTTAAGCCTGACGAAACCGAAGCACCTAAAGGTTTGCGCGATGCTTTTAAGGTGGGTATGCGTTTGCAAGACATTCTCACCGATCAGTTTAAAGTAGGACGTACTGGAAACGAAGTGTTGAAACGAGCATTGACACAAGCCAACCAAGAAGGCATTGAGGCCACCATTTATACCCATCCTATTGGGTTTCATGGGCACGCTGCCGGACCTACTATAGGGCTTTGGGACCAACAAGGGGGCGTTCCTGGCAAAGGAGACTATCCTTTGCATTACAACACGGCTTATTCTATAGAGTTAAACGCCAAAGTAAAAATACCTGAATGGAATAATAAAAAGATAAGAGTAATGTTGGAAGAGGACGGATATTTCGACAAAACAGGGTTTCAATACATTGGTGGCAGACAAAAGCAAATTTTACTGATTCCACGCCCAATGAGGCATTTAGATGTGAAAAAACGTAAATAG
- a CDS encoding PhzF family phenazine biosynthesis protein gives MKKLPIYQVDAFADAVFKGNPAAVVTLEKDWLSDELLQNIAAENNLAETAYIIKRKDHYDIRWFTPATEVDLCGHATLASAHVILNLLEQKNKQVVFQSHRSGTLTVTQNKEQLELDFPTDVLEKTDLPEALIQGFGVVPTEIWKGKTDYMLVFDTQDQVEALQPNFHWVARVEARGIIVTAPAKDTSIDFVSRFFAPQSGIDEDPVTGSAHTSLVPYWAKRLNKTTLVAHQVSPRGGIVHCQHQGERVKLAGKSSLYLEGNILLED, from the coding sequence ATGAAAAAATTGCCCATATACCAAGTGGATGCTTTTGCCGATGCAGTGTTTAAAGGAAATCCTGCGGCAGTGGTTACCTTAGAAAAAGACTGGTTGTCGGACGAATTGCTGCAAAACATTGCAGCTGAAAACAATCTTGCCGAAACAGCTTATATTATCAAACGAAAAGACCATTACGACATCAGATGGTTTACCCCTGCTACTGAGGTTGACTTATGCGGACACGCTACTTTGGCCTCGGCACACGTGATTCTAAACTTACTGGAACAAAAAAACAAACAAGTAGTATTCCAGTCGCACCGAAGCGGTACACTTACGGTTACTCAAAATAAAGAGCAGCTAGAGCTTGATTTTCCGACAGATGTATTGGAAAAAACAGACTTGCCCGAAGCACTTATCCAAGGTTTTGGTGTGGTGCCCACTGAGATATGGAAAGGCAAAACAGATTATATGCTGGTATTTGATACTCAAGATCAAGTAGAAGCTCTACAACCTAATTTTCACTGGGTGGCAAGGGTAGAAGCACGGGGCATCATTGTAACCGCTCCTGCCAAAGATACCAGTATTGATTTTGTTTCACGCTTTTTTGCTCCCCAATCGGGCATCGACGAAGATCCTGTCACCGGATCGGCACACACCAGTTTGGTTCCTTATTGGGCAAAACGCCTCAATAAAACTACTTTGGTAGCCCACCAGGTTTCGCCCAGAGGGGGCATTGTACACTGCCAACACCAAGGCGAGCGGGTAAAACTTGCCGGAAAGTCTAGCTTATACCTTGAGGGTAATATATTGCTTGAAGATTAG
- a CDS encoding CNNM domain-containing protein — MLLLIFYLCLAILVSFLCSVLEAVLLSITPSYAASLAQKGSRLGVKVKELKQNVDKPLSAILSLNTIAHTIGAAGVGAQASLVFGAEYLGYVSGVLTLLILILSEIIPKSIGAAYWKQLTPFTVNVLNVITKVLYPLVLISQVITKWLASSKEEASITRGELAVMTDIGEKEGVFQEGESRVIKNMLRFNSILVKDVMTPRTVVLAADENLTVQELFDDKKFLRVSRIPIYQQNIDQVVGFIHKHDLLDKMASDERNVPLSAIKRKIMIIPEETRIPALFEQFLKKREHIALSVDQYGGMSGIVTMEDVLETLLGLEIVDEFDSTQDMQALAREQWKARASKLGFPPDVK, encoded by the coding sequence ATGTTATTACTGATTTTTTATTTATGCCTTGCCATCTTGGTTTCTTTTCTTTGCTCAGTGCTAGAGGCTGTTTTATTAAGTATTACGCCTTCTTATGCGGCATCTCTGGCGCAAAAGGGGAGTCGTTTGGGGGTAAAGGTAAAAGAACTCAAGCAAAATGTTGACAAGCCTCTTTCGGCTATTTTATCGCTCAATACCATTGCGCATACTATAGGTGCTGCGGGGGTGGGTGCACAAGCTAGTTTGGTATTTGGTGCCGAGTACTTGGGGTATGTATCAGGAGTATTAACTTTACTGATCTTAATTTTATCAGAAATTATCCCCAAATCTATTGGAGCCGCCTATTGGAAACAGTTAACGCCCTTTACGGTAAATGTACTCAATGTAATTACCAAGGTGTTGTACCCATTGGTGCTTATCTCTCAGGTTATCACTAAATGGCTTGCCAGCAGCAAAGAAGAAGCCTCTATTACTAGAGGTGAACTGGCTGTAATGACCGACATAGGCGAAAAAGAAGGGGTGTTTCAAGAAGGAGAGTCGCGCGTAATAAAAAACATGTTGCGTTTTAACTCTATTTTGGTCAAAGATGTGATGACTCCGCGCACAGTAGTACTTGCTGCTGATGAAAACCTGACCGTACAGGAACTTTTTGATGATAAGAAATTTTTACGTGTGTCGCGTATTCCTATTTACCAGCAGAACATAGACCAGGTGGTGGGTTTTATTCACAAACACGACCTGCTTGATAAAATGGCATCTGATGAACGCAATGTGCCTCTGAGTGCCATTAAACGAAAAATAATGATTATTCCTGAAGAAACCCGTATCCCGGCGTTATTTGAGCAGTTTTTGAAAAAACGCGAACACATAGCCCTGTCAGTAGACCAGTACGGGGGTATGTCAGGGATTGTAACTATGGAAGATGTGCTGGAAACCTTGCTTGGGCTGGAAATTGTTGATGAGTTTGACAGCACCCAAGATATGCAGGCCCTGGCACGGGAACAGTGGAAAGCCCGTGCGTCTAAACTAGGGTTTCCGCCTGATGTCAAGTAA